In one Alphaproteobacteria bacterium genomic region, the following are encoded:
- a CDS encoding flagellar motor protein MotB, translating into MSDIFQAQQDDPQEEAFDEAPVERQPESTGAVLDDDGIPEDVVEKSPIWLVTFGDVSALMLAFFVMLYSMSHLQSEKWDAVISILATRDEPVKPGEPTPVGERTITRIDLIPAFPTGYLERILNEKLDGDPLLADIRMTGLEDQLVLSLPTDRYFDGSGATLNNLGIRTISSLASVFRQFGNRLDIRGHTSPEPLPSDSPFRDRWGLSLARALAVAKSLEQAGYNGDLSVLGQADSVYRHIDRDIPESRRFELARRVDIVIVPEARGQ; encoded by the coding sequence ATGAGCGATATCTTCCAGGCACAGCAGGACGATCCGCAGGAAGAGGCGTTTGACGAGGCGCCGGTCGAACGTCAGCCGGAATCGACCGGTGCCGTGCTGGACGATGACGGCATTCCGGAAGATGTGGTGGAGAAATCGCCGATCTGGCTGGTGACCTTTGGTGACGTTTCGGCCCTGATGCTCGCATTTTTCGTGATGCTGTATTCGATGTCGCATCTGCAGTCCGAAAAATGGGATGCCGTCATCTCGATTCTGGCCACTCGGGACGAGCCGGTGAAGCCGGGAGAGCCGACCCCCGTCGGCGAACGGACGATCACGCGGATCGACCTCATTCCCGCATTTCCCACCGGCTATCTTGAACGGATCCTGAACGAGAAGCTCGACGGCGATCCCTTGCTGGCGGATATCCGGATGACCGGGCTGGAGGATCAGTTGGTCTTGTCCTTGCCGACCGACCGATACTTTGACGGTTCCGGTGCAACACTGAACAATCTCGGCATTCGAACCATCTCCAGCCTTGCCTCGGTTTTCCGGCAGTTCGGTAACCGATTGGACATTCGTGGACATACCTCGCCGGAGCCGCTGCCTTCGGACTCTCCATTCCGCGATCGCTGGGGCCTCAGTCTCGCACGTGCCCTGGCGGTGGCTAAGTCATTGGAACAGGCTGGCTATAACGGTGATTTGTCGGTTTTGGGACAGGCGGACTCGGTTTATCGTCACATTGACCGGGATATTCCGGAATCCCGCCGCTTCGAACTGGCGCGGCGGGTCGATATTGTCATCGTGCCGGAGGCCCGGGGCCAATGA
- a CDS encoding DinB family protein translates to MIDPAYVRTMARYNIWQNGNLFTAAETLSPDDRAADRGAFFGSIHGTLNHLLWGDQMWMSRFTDRPKPEIGIGDSGRLFANWDDLARNRRALDSEILAWAEGLDGAWLAGELSWYSGATKREMTHRLADLVVHFFNHQTHHRGQVHAMLTAAGAHPDDTDLMLMSAE, encoded by the coding sequence ATGATTGATCCCGCCTATGTGCGCACCATGGCCCGGTACAATATCTGGCAGAACGGAAATCTGTTCACCGCGGCCGAGACGCTGTCTCCGGATGATCGTGCTGCGGATCGCGGTGCGTTTTTCGGATCGATCCACGGCACCCTCAATCACCTGCTGTGGGGCGATCAAATGTGGATGAGCCGGTTCACGGACCGGCCGAAGCCCGAGATCGGCATCGGCGACTCAGGCCGCCTGTTCGCCAATTGGGACGATCTGGCTCGCAACCGCCGGGCCCTTGATTCGGAAATCCTGGCCTGGGCGGAAGGGCTGGATGGCGCGTGGCTGGCGGGTGAGTTGTCTTGGTATTCCGGTGCCACGAAACGAGAGATGACGCACCGGCTCGCGGATCTGGTGGTTCATTTCTTCAATCATCAGACCCATCACCGCGGACAGGTCCACGCCATGCTGACTGCCGCCGGGGCGCATCCCGACGATACCGACCTGATGCTGATGTCCGCCGAGTAA
- a CDS encoding response regulator, translated as MAVDMNMNILIVDDYKTMLRIIRNLLKQLGFNNVDEATDGSDALTKLRGKEYGLVISDWNMEPMTGLQLLREVRSDEKMKNLPFIMITAESKTENVIAAKEAGVSNYIVKPFNAATLKAKLTSVIGNF; from the coding sequence ATGGCAGTCGACATGAATATGAACATCCTGATCGTGGATGACTACAAGACGATGCTGCGGATTATCCGCAACCTGCTGAAGCAGCTCGGGTTCAACAATGTCGATGAGGCGACCGACGGCAGCGACGCGCTGACGAAGCTGCGCGGCAAGGAATATGGCCTCGTCATTTCGGACTGGAACATGGAGCCGATGACCGGCCTTCAGCTTCTTCGCGAAGTGCGGTCAGACGAAAAGATGAAGAACCTTCCGTTCATCATGATCACCGCCGAGAGCAAGACGGAAAACGTCATTGCCGCCAAGGAAGCCGGTGTCAGCAACTATATCGTAAAGCCCTTCAACGCCGCGACGTTGAAGGCAAAGCTGACATCCGTCATCGGGAACTTCTGA
- a CDS encoding DUF6468 domain-containing protein, giving the protein MVGSTLGIALDIALMALLGVAIYYGVRLNRQIAVIRSGREHLESLIKDFGTATERAEKALHSLKGDARDTLDQARQSALKAGELCDDLEFLIKRGEKVADALETGIRAGRATSKAAEQSVETSSEPARRSARRNALTAPPEDRPEPEASTPARDKTAARKARAKSKSELLKALQDMR; this is encoded by the coding sequence ATGGTCGGTTCGACGCTGGGCATCGCACTTGATATCGCGCTCATGGCATTGCTGGGCGTGGCAATCTATTACGGCGTCCGTCTGAACCGCCAGATCGCGGTCATTCGGTCGGGTCGGGAGCATCTGGAATCCTTGATCAAGGATTTCGGAACGGCGACGGAACGCGCGGAGAAGGCCCTGCATAGCCTGAAGGGCGACGCACGGGATACTCTGGACCAGGCGCGGCAGTCGGCCCTGAAAGCCGGCGAACTCTGCGACGACCTGGAGTTCCTGATCAAGCGCGGCGAGAAGGTGGCCGATGCCCTGGAAACAGGAATCCGCGCGGGGCGGGCCACATCGAAGGCCGCGGAACAGTCTGTGGAGACGTCATCCGAGCCGGCCCGGCGTTCGGCGCGACGCAATGCGCTGACCGCGCCGCCGGAGGACCGGCCGGAGCCGGAAGCATCCACACCGGCCCGTGACAAGACCGCTGCCAGAAAGGCGCGGGCAAAGTCGAAATCGGAATTGTTGAAAGCGCTTCAGGATATGAGGTGA
- the fliM gene encoding flagellar motor switch protein FliM, whose amino-acid sequence MADDQDAMAEEWAAMADEDVGEGDAGADDLAAEWAAMAEGGEEGGGAARVLNQDEIDSLLGFQEGGDDDGSKSGIEAIIDSGMVSYERLPMLEIVYDRLVRMMSTSLRNFTSDNVEVSLDNITSIRFGDYLNSIPLPAMLTVFKAEEWDNYGLITIDSSLIYSIVDVLLGGRRGTAAMRIEGRPYTTIERNLVERMINVVLADLSAAFDPLSSVTMRFDRLETNPRFATIARPANAAILARLRIDMEDRGGRLELLLPYATLEPVRELLLQMFMGEKFGRDSIWENHLATELWFTEVPIEAVLDEVGMSLGEVLEWEEGMFLPLQASPDSPIQIRCGSMPMFTGTMGRKGGNIAVRIDKRAEVE is encoded by the coding sequence ATGGCTGACGATCAAGACGCAATGGCAGAAGAATGGGCCGCCATGGCCGACGAGGACGTCGGTGAGGGCGATGCCGGTGCGGATGATCTGGCCGCTGAATGGGCCGCCATGGCCGAAGGCGGAGAGGAAGGCGGCGGCGCAGCCCGCGTCCTGAACCAGGACGAAATCGACAGTCTTCTCGGCTTCCAGGAAGGCGGCGACGATGACGGCAGCAAGTCCGGGATCGAAGCGATTATCGATTCGGGCATGGTGTCCTATGAACGCCTGCCGATGCTGGAAATCGTTTATGACCGTCTGGTCAGGATGATGTCCACAAGCCTGCGTAACTTTACCTCGGACAACGTCGAAGTCAGCCTGGACAACATCACGTCGATCCGTTTCGGGGACTATCTGAACTCCATTCCGTTGCCGGCGATGCTGACCGTCTTCAAGGCGGAGGAGTGGGACAATTACGGGCTGATCACCATCGATTCCTCGCTGATCTACTCGATCGTCGACGTTCTGCTGGGCGGGCGGCGCGGTACGGCGGCAATGCGGATCGAAGGGCGGCCCTATACGACGATCGAGCGCAATCTCGTGGAGCGGATGATCAATGTCGTGTTGGCGGATCTGTCCGCGGCATTCGATCCACTGTCCTCCGTGACGATGCGTTTCGACCGGTTGGAGACCAACCCACGCTTTGCGACGATTGCACGGCCGGCAAACGCGGCGATCCTGGCGCGACTGCGTATCGACATGGAGGATCGCGGCGGACGGCTTGAACTGCTGCTGCCCTATGCGACGCTGGAGCCGGTTCGCGAACTTCTGCTGCAGATGTTCATGGGCGAGAAATTCGGCCGTGACTCCATCTGGGAAAACCACCTGGCCACGGAATTGTGGTTCACGGAAGTCCCCATCGAAGCCGTTCTGGACGAGGTTGGCATGTCGCTCGGCGAGGTTCTGGAATGGGAGGAGGGCATGTTCCTGCCGCTGCAGGCCTCGCCGGATTCCCCGATTCAGATCCGCTGCGGCAGCATGCCGATGTTCACCGGCACAATGGGGCGAAAAGGCGGCAATATCGCCGTACGGATCGACAAACGGGCCGAAGTGGAATAG
- a CDS encoding flagellar basal body-associated FliL family protein: MSEEDEDDAPVKRKVSGKKLVIFILLPVILICAAVGAAIALGLFDGLLGGDPAAEEEQTEEVAEPTIEPPGIFYEMEEMTVSLSGTGTRKNFLVLEVQLELEDPAAVQRMDQLRPKVVSEFNVFLRELRPEELNGSEGAYLVREELYRRVSQVLAPTPVKDLLLVKMLVQ, translated from the coding sequence ATGAGCGAAGAAGACGAAGACGACGCACCGGTAAAACGGAAGGTCAGCGGCAAGAAGCTGGTGATTTTCATCCTGTTGCCGGTGATCCTGATCTGTGCCGCCGTCGGTGCGGCGATTGCGCTGGGTTTGTTTGATGGGCTGTTGGGGGGAGACCCGGCAGCGGAAGAGGAGCAGACAGAGGAAGTCGCCGAACCGACCATCGAACCCCCGGGCATCTTCTATGAAATGGAGGAGATGACCGTTTCGCTCAGCGGCACCGGAACGCGGAAGAATTTTCTCGTTCTCGAGGTTCAATTGGAGCTGGAGGATCCTGCCGCCGTACAGCGCATGGACCAGCTTCGGCCGAAAGTGGTCTCGGAATTCAACGTTTTCCTGCGCGAACTGCGCCCGGAGGAGTTGAACGGCAGTGAAGGCGCCTATCTAGTGCGCGAGGAGTTGTACCGCAGGGTCAGCCAGGTGCTGGCGCCGACCCCGGTCAAGGACCTCCTGCTGGTGAAGATGCTGGTGCAATAA
- the flgF gene encoding flagellar basal-body rod protein FlgF has protein sequence MENTTYIGLSRQLGLRRAMDVVAHNIANADTPAFKAERLVFREYLANPESKDELSFVQDVGMARDLTNGPLVTTGNDFDVAITEEAGYFVIDTPLGERFTRHGRFQLDADGQLVTGAGYPVMGQNGPITINADEGRISIASDGTISNDAGVLGQLRVVDFEDPQQLRKAANGLFSAPPDVEPEDIDTPSLAQGMIEDSNVQPILELTRMMQINRTHESVTRFLKNEDDRIKDMIDKLGRQGQA, from the coding sequence ATGGAAAACACCACCTATATCGGTTTGTCCCGACAGTTGGGACTGCGGCGTGCGATGGATGTCGTCGCCCACAACATCGCCAACGCCGACACGCCCGCGTTCAAGGCTGAACGCCTGGTCTTCCGCGAGTATCTGGCCAATCCGGAGAGCAAGGACGAGCTGTCCTTCGTGCAGGATGTCGGCATGGCCCGCGACCTGACCAACGGCCCGCTGGTCACGACCGGCAATGACTTTGATGTCGCGATCACCGAAGAGGCCGGTTACTTCGTCATCGATACGCCACTGGGCGAGCGCTTCACCCGTCATGGACGCTTCCAACTGGATGCCGACGGACAGCTGGTGACCGGCGCCGGTTATCCGGTGATGGGACAGAACGGCCCGATCACGATCAACGCCGACGAAGGTCGCATTTCGATCGCTTCCGACGGGACGATCTCGAACGACGCTGGGGTCCTGGGGCAGTTGCGGGTGGTTGACTTTGAAGACCCGCAACAGCTTCGCAAAGCCGCCAACGGCTTGTTTTCCGCCCCGCCCGACGTGGAGCCGGAGGACATCGACACCCCTTCCCTGGCGCAGGGAATGATCGAGGATTCCAACGTTCAACCGATCCTTGAACTGACTCGGATGATGCAGATCAACCGAACGCACGAGAGCGTGACGCGGTTCCTGAAGAACGAAGACGACCGCATCAAGGACATGATCGACAAGCTGGGCCGTCAGGGCCAGGCGTAA
- the flgG gene encoding flagellar basal-body rod protein FlgG — MRSLSIGATGMLAQQLNVEVISHNIANMNTTSYQRRRAEFQDLLYQNMRRVGSDSSDANTTVPVGVQVGLGVKTAAVYRITEQGNLTLTENPLDVAINGEGYFRIRLPNGDTAFTRAGSFQLDGDGDMVTVDGFEVQPGLTIPANAIDISINASGQVVVSLDGQTAPQTVGQLELARFPNDAGLLAVGDNLFLETPASGAPTTAAPGTAGFGTIQQGFLETSNVNVVEEITNLITAQRAYEMNSKVIETSDQMMSTLTNLR; from the coding sequence ATGCGATCTTTGAGCATCGGCGCGACGGGCATGCTGGCACAGCAGCTGAACGTCGAGGTCATCTCCCACAACATCGCGAACATGAACACCACGTCCTATCAGCGCCGTCGCGCCGAGTTTCAGGACCTGCTGTACCAGAACATGCGCCGTGTCGGATCCGACAGTTCCGATGCCAACACCACGGTGCCGGTCGGGGTGCAGGTCGGCCTCGGGGTCAAAACCGCTGCGGTCTACCGGATCACGGAACAGGGCAACCTGACCCTGACGGAGAACCCGCTGGATGTGGCGATCAACGGCGAGGGTTATTTCCGGATCCGGCTCCCGAATGGCGACACGGCCTTTACACGCGCCGGCTCCTTCCAGCTGGACGGAGATGGCGACATGGTTACGGTCGACGGCTTCGAGGTCCAGCCCGGACTGACCATCCCTGCCAACGCCATCGATATCTCGATCAACGCGTCGGGTCAGGTCGTCGTCTCGCTTGACGGACAGACGGCCCCCCAGACTGTTGGGCAGTTGGAACTGGCCCGTTTTCCGAACGACGCCGGCCTGCTGGCTGTCGGGGACAACCTGTTCCTGGAGACCCCCGCATCGGGCGCACCGACCACGGCTGCGCCGGGAACCGCCGGTTTCGGCACGATCCAGCAGGGCTTCCTTGAGACCTCCAACGTGAACGTCGTGGAGGAGATCACGAACCTGATCACCGCCCAGCGGGCCTATGAAATGAACTCCAAGGTCATCGAGACCTCGGACCAGATGATGTCGACGCTGACCAACCTGCGTTAA
- the flgA gene encoding flagellar basal body P-ring formation chaperone FlgA, with protein sequence MKPETTHSLSIVYALLLAGLTLALTVPAITAHAGDTTGTEETKAPVVLNPIVEVEGDQILLGHIFTPLDRYADRVIARAPAPGEELTLPAVWLWKVAKTFGVDWQPSSTADIVLVSRPSSIIGPDQIDDLLRQSYFSRTGEDDLIELEMDGGTVRIDLPRTVAPTARIDRFDLDPRSGRFTATVIAPADGRPLERVNIAGRFHRMVEMPVPARRLGIGSIIEEADITMMRVREDGLGTNLIVDPDRLVGQAVRRSLSAGKPVRIGDVNAPLLVQKGRVIVVSLQTESLALTVNARAMESGALGDIIRVQNTQSNTVIDAVVTGEGRASVNLPQPLAANIQ encoded by the coding sequence ATGAAGCCCGAAACGACACACAGCCTGAGCATCGTCTACGCCCTGCTGCTGGCCGGGTTGACACTTGCGCTCACCGTTCCCGCGATCACCGCCCATGCCGGCGACACGACCGGAACCGAGGAAACGAAGGCGCCGGTGGTCCTGAACCCGATCGTGGAGGTGGAAGGCGACCAGATCCTTCTGGGTCACATCTTCACGCCACTGGACCGATATGCGGATCGCGTCATCGCGCGGGCTCCCGCGCCGGGCGAAGAGCTGACCCTTCCGGCAGTCTGGCTCTGGAAGGTGGCAAAGACCTTCGGTGTCGACTGGCAGCCGTCCAGTACCGCCGATATCGTTCTGGTCTCCCGCCCCAGCTCCATCATCGGTCCGGACCAGATCGACGACCTTCTGAGGCAGTCCTACTTTTCGCGCACCGGCGAAGACGATCTGATCGAACTGGAAATGGATGGCGGCACTGTTCGCATCGATCTGCCGCGCACGGTCGCACCGACGGCGCGCATCGATCGCTTCGATCTGGACCCGCGCAGCGGTCGGTTCACCGCGACCGTGATCGCCCCTGCCGATGGCCGCCCGCTGGAACGCGTCAACATCGCCGGTCGCTTCCATCGCATGGTGGAAATGCCCGTCCCGGCACGACGTCTGGGCATCGGCAGCATCATCGAGGAAGCAGACATCACCATGATGCGGGTGCGCGAAGACGGTCTGGGCACCAATCTGATCGTCGACCCGGACCGACTTGTCGGCCAGGCCGTCCGTCGCTCCCTTTCTGCCGGCAAGCCCGTGCGCATCGGCGACGTCAATGCCCCACTCCTTGTCCAGAAGGGCCGCGTTATCGTCGTCTCCCTGCAAACGGAAAGCCTGGCGCTGACGGTCAATGCCCGCGCCATGGAATCCGGCGCGCTGGGTGACATCATCCGGGTGCAGAACACCCAGAGCAACACCGTGATCGACGCCGTGGTGACCGGAGAGGGCCGCGCGTCCGTCAATCTGCCGCAGCCCCTGGCCGCGAATATCCAGTAA
- the flgH gene encoding flagellar basal body L-ring protein FlgH: protein MTHPYPSGKRMRRHTTVLGAILATSLLAGCNSLERLSQVGEEPPINPIINPTHQPGYKPVSMPMPKPVTASYAPNSLWRPGSRAFLKDLRANDIGDIVTVTIAIDEEAQLTNTTNRSRETNENVDIPALLGYGAALDSILPEAVNPADILAFDNQTTNNGTGTIARSEAITLEVAAVVTQVLPNGNLVIHGRQETRVNYEIRELQIAGVIRPQDITATNTVNYNDIAEARLAYGGRGHISDFQQPRWGTQIIDIIMPF from the coding sequence ATGACCCACCCTTATCCATCCGGGAAGCGCATGCGCCGTCATACCACCGTACTGGGCGCGATCCTGGCGACGAGCCTTCTGGCCGGCTGCAATTCGCTGGAGCGCCTGTCCCAGGTCGGCGAAGAGCCGCCGATCAATCCGATCATCAATCCGACGCATCAACCGGGTTACAAGCCGGTCAGCATGCCGATGCCGAAACCCGTCACGGCTTCCTACGCGCCGAATTCCCTCTGGCGCCCGGGCAGTCGCGCCTTCCTGAAGGACCTGCGCGCCAACGATATCGGCGACATCGTCACCGTAACGATTGCGATCGACGAGGAAGCGCAGTTGACCAACACCACCAACCGGTCCCGGGAAACGAACGAGAACGTCGATATCCCGGCGCTCCTCGGTTACGGGGCCGCACTCGACAGCATTCTTCCGGAAGCGGTGAACCCTGCCGACATCCTGGCTTTCGACAACCAGACGACCAACAACGGTACCGGCACGATTGCGCGTTCTGAGGCGATCACGCTGGAAGTCGCCGCGGTCGTCACCCAGGTTCTGCCGAACGGCAACCTTGTCATCCACGGCCGTCAGGAAACGCGCGTGAACTACGAGATCCGCGAACTCCAGATCGCCGGCGTTATCCGGCCACAGGATATCACCGCCACGAATACGGTGAACTACAACGATATCGCCGAGGCCCGACTGGCTTATGGCGGTCGTGGCCATATCTCCGATTTCCAGCAGCCTCGCTGGGGAACGCAGATCATCGACATCATCATGCCGTTCTAG
- the dksA gene encoding RNA polymerase-binding protein DksA: MNPLQKEYFRQKLLTWRAELLRESTETLESMQEESLAQPDLTDRASMETDRAIELRTRDRERKLIAKIDAALERISDDSYGYCEETGEPISLRRLEARPIATLSLEAQENHERMERLHRED; this comes from the coding sequence ATGAATCCCCTGCAGAAAGAATATTTCCGACAGAAATTGCTGACCTGGCGGGCCGAACTTCTTCGGGAGTCGACCGAAACGCTGGAGAGCATGCAGGAGGAAAGCCTGGCGCAGCCGGACCTTACGGACCGCGCGTCGATGGAGACGGACCGGGCGATCGAACTGCGGACCCGGGACCGCGAACGAAAGCTGATCGCCAAGATCGATGCGGCCCTGGAACGGATCAGCGACGATTCGTACGGCTATTGTGAAGAGACCGGCGAGCCCATTTCGCTGCGCCGCCTGGAAGCGCGCCCGATCGCGACCCTGAGCCTTGAGGCACAGGAGAACCACGAGCGGATGGAACGCCTTCACCGCGAAGACTGA
- a CDS encoding flagellar assembly protein FliX encodes MSLIELRQDLPGPVLLAAGVESSANPSAGVSYADENGYGKAMKIDGPGSSGKVGPSKKTSKSSGAKGAGFSEALRGSGDGKADDAAGVSGGAGLSSVGALLALQGIEETPTVDPDEKKRNRAAVDRGEELLERLDEIRIALLQGSIPRQRLLQIRESLARRGDSAANPQLAALINDIELRVEVELAKHGNGA; translated from the coding sequence ATGTCGTTGATTGAGCTGAGGCAAGACTTGCCGGGTCCGGTTCTACTTGCTGCTGGCGTGGAATCGTCGGCCAATCCGTCCGCAGGCGTTTCGTACGCCGACGAAAACGGGTATGGTAAAGCCATGAAAATCGATGGCCCTGGATCGTCCGGAAAGGTCGGTCCCTCAAAGAAAACGTCTAAGTCGTCCGGTGCCAAAGGTGCAGGCTTCTCAGAGGCATTGCGCGGTTCCGGCGACGGTAAGGCTGACGATGCGGCCGGCGTGTCCGGCGGCGCGGGGTTGAGTTCCGTCGGGGCATTGCTGGCGTTGCAGGGGATTGAAGAGACCCCGACCGTCGACCCGGACGAAAAGAAGCGTAACCGGGCGGCCGTTGACCGCGGCGAGGAACTGCTGGAGCGTCTGGACGAGATTCGGATCGCCCTTTTGCAGGGGAGCATTCCCCGCCAGAGGCTGTTGCAGATCCGTGAGTCCCTGGCACGCCGGGGCGACTCGGCGGCTAATCCTCAGCTCGCGGCGCTGATCAACGACATCGAGTTGAGAGTTGAAGTGGAACTCGCGAAACACGGTAACGGGGCATAG
- a CDS encoding flagellar basal body P-ring protein FlgI: MTKDFRIRSQGYGDVRTPTFRVLLRWLAALTLIAICWALVPTVASAQSRIKDIVDFEGVRDNMLVGYGLVVGLNGTGDSLGSAVFTRESLVGMLQRMGVNASDDDLDTDNVAAVMVTATLPPFSRQGSRMDVTVSAMGDSDSLLGGTLLVTPLLGADGEIYAVAQGTVAVGGFSAQGAAETVVKGVPTSGRIANGAIIEREIPFELAELRTVKLSLRNPDFTTARRISRAIDAFVGEPTAKTLDPGTVQLIIPPSYDGELVELLTDVEQLRVEPDQIARVVIDEQSGVIVMGENVGISTVAVAQGNLTVRITETQQVSQPTPFSNTGTTEVVDRTNIEIDEDEDRRLGIVGGTVELQDLVNGLNALGVGPRDMITILQAIKAAGALQAEIEVL, encoded by the coding sequence ATGACCAAAGATTTTCGCATAAGATCGCAGGGCTATGGCGACGTTCGCACGCCGACATTCCGCGTTCTGCTGCGGTGGCTGGCCGCCCTGACCCTGATAGCGATCTGCTGGGCACTGGTTCCGACCGTCGCGTCGGCCCAGTCCCGGATCAAGGATATCGTCGACTTCGAAGGTGTTCGCGACAACATGCTGGTCGGCTACGGCCTGGTTGTCGGCCTGAACGGCACCGGGGATAGCCTAGGAAGCGCGGTGTTCACGCGTGAGAGCCTCGTCGGCATGTTGCAACGCATGGGCGTCAATGCCAGCGATGACGATCTGGATACCGACAATGTCGCTGCCGTGATGGTCACCGCGACCCTGCCGCCCTTCTCGCGCCAGGGTTCGCGAATGGACGTGACGGTTTCCGCTATGGGCGATTCCGACAGCCTGCTGGGCGGCACCCTGCTGGTGACCCCGCTGCTGGGCGCCGATGGCGAGATTTATGCCGTCGCGCAGGGAACGGTCGCCGTCGGCGGCTTTTCGGCCCAGGGGGCGGCGGAAACGGTCGTGAAGGGTGTTCCGACCAGTGGCCGCATCGCCAACGGCGCCATCATCGAACGCGAGATTCCCTTCGAATTGGCCGAGCTTCGCACCGTCAAGCTGAGCCTGCGCAACCCGGACTTCACCACGGCGCGCCGCATTTCGCGGGCCATCGACGCTTTCGTCGGTGAGCCGACCGCAAAGACACTGGATCCCGGCACCGTGCAACTGATCATTCCACCGAGCTATGATGGTGAGTTGGTCGAATTGCTGACCGATGTCGAACAGTTGCGCGTCGAGCCCGACCAGATCGCCCGGGTGGTGATCGACGAGCAATCCGGCGTCATCGTCATGGGTGAGAATGTCGGGATCAGCACCGTTGCGGTCGCCCAGGGCAATCTGACCGTGCGCATAACCGAAACCCAGCAAGTGTCCCAGCCTACGCCGTTCTCGAACACCGGAACGACCGAGGTCGTCGACCGCACGAATATCGAGATCGACGAGGATGAAGACCGCCGATTGGGCATCGTCGGGGGCACCGTCGAACTGCAGGACCTGGTCAATGGTCTGAACGCCCTGGGCGTCGGGCCGCGCGACATGATCACCATCCTTCAGGCGATCAAGGCGGCCGGTGCGCTGCAAGCCGAAATCGAGGTGCTGTAA
- a CDS encoding rod-binding protein, translating into MDYASDMMMDTARSMMLSGAPKLSGNQLPQDIRKAAQDFEAVFATQMLQPMFEELSTDGLFGGGHAEGIFQSLMVQEFGSLIARQGSLGIADTVSAELLRIQEAQSNPIAKNQTPDTQESGL; encoded by the coding sequence ATGGATTACGCATCGGACATGATGATGGATACCGCCCGCAGCATGATGCTCTCGGGTGCGCCGAAGCTCTCCGGCAATCAGTTGCCGCAGGATATCCGGAAGGCCGCACAAGACTTCGAGGCCGTCTTTGCGACACAGATGCTGCAGCCGATGTTCGAGGAGTTGTCCACGGACGGGCTTTTCGGCGGTGGCCATGCGGAAGGCATCTTCCAATCCCTGATGGTTCAGGAATTCGGGTCGCTGATCGCGCGGCAGGGCAGCCTCGGCATCGCCGACACGGTTTCCGCAGAACTGCTTCGCATTCAGGAAGCTCAGTCCAATCCAATTGCAAAGAACCAGACCCCAGACACGCAGGAGTCCGGACTATGA